The nucleotide window GTCGTTGACCCGCTTGGCCAGCTTGGTGGCCTTCTCGTCGCCGGCAGCCTCGGCCAGCGCGACCTTGTCCTGCCAGGTGGCGGTGTAGAGGACCAGGGCGCGAAGACCCTCGGCGTACGACTTCTGCAGCAGCAGCGAGCGGCGTACGTCCGGGTGGTGGGTGATGGTGACCCGGGGGGCGGTCTTGTCCGCCTGCTGGATCAGGTCGGCGCCCTGCACCCGGTTCTTCGCGTACTCGAGGGCGTTGAGGTAACCGGTGGAGAGGGTGGCGATGGCCTTGGTGCCGACCATCATCCGGGCGTACTCGATGATCATGAACATCTGCCGGATGCCGTCGTGCCGGTCGCCCAACAGCCAGCCTTTGGCCGGTACACCGTGCTCGCCGAAGGTCACCTCGCAGGTGTTGGAGACCTTCAGGCCCATCTTGTGCTCGACGTTCGTGGCGTAGACGCCGTTACGCTCGCCCAACTCGCCGGTGGTCTCGTCGAAGTGGAACTTCGGCACCACGAAGAGCGACAGGCCCTTGGTGCCGGGGCCTCCGGCACCCTCCACGCCGACCGGACGGGCCAGCACGTAGTGCACGATGTTGTCGCTCAGGTCGTGCTCACCGGAGGTGATGAAGCGCTTCACACCCTCGATGTGCCAGGTGCCGTCGGGCTGCTGGATTGCCCGGGCGCGGCCCGCGCCCACGTCCGAGCCGGCATCCGGCTCGGTGAGCACCATCGTGGAGCCCCACTGCTTGTCGATGAAGAGCTTGGCCCACTTCTTCTGCCGCTCGTTGCCCTCGACGTGCAGCACGTGCGCGAAGGACGGGCCGGAGGCGTACATCCAGACCGGCGCGTTCGAGCCGAGCACCAGCTCGGCGAGCGCCCACCAGAGGGCGCGCGGCGCGTTGGTGCCGCCCAGCGCCGGTGGCAGGTCCAGGCGCCAGAACTCGGAGTCCATGAATGCCTGGTAGGACTTCTTGAACGACTCCGGCAGCGGCGCGGTGTGCGTCGCCGGGTCGAAGACCGGCGGATTGCGGTCACTGTCCGTGTAGCTGGCGGCCAGATCCTCGCGGGCGAGGCGGTCGACCTCAGCGAGGAAGCTGCGGGCGGTGTCGGTGTCGAGATCCGAGTACGGCTCCTGGCCGAACGCCCGGTCCGCCCCGAAGACCTCGAACAGGTTGAACTCGAGATCCCGGAGGTTGCTCTTGTAGTGGGTCATGCTCACTGGCCCCGCTTCCGGACAGGTGTTACCGATCAGTAACCCCGACTGTATTACTCGCGGGTAGGCAGCGACAAGCGGATCACCCGAGTGACGGCAATTACACACCTGCGGGCGCGGTCGGCCGGCTCAGCTCTCGGCGGCGCCAACCTCCCAGCTCGGGACGGCCACGGCCGCGCCGGTACGGGCACCGACGTACTCCATGAGGACCAGCGCGATGTCGTCGTCGAGCCGGCCGTGGACCCACTCGACCAGGGCGGTCTCCAGTGACGCCAGCCCGTCGGCGACCGTGCCGTGGCCGAGCAGTCGCCAGGCCCGGTCGGCGGTGGGGAAGAACTCGCCGTCCCGCCGCGCCTCGCCGAGGCCGTCGGTGAACAGCAGCAGGCGGTCCCCGGGCTCCAGGCGTTCGACCCGGGGGCGGACCACCGGCATGAACCCGAGCGGAGGCGCCGGGGCCGGCGGCTCCAACGGGATCACCGCACCCCGACGCAGCAGCAGCGGTGGCGGATGCCCGCAGTTGACGATCGTGAGGGTGCCGCCACGCTCCTCGACCAGTGCCGCCGTGACGAAGTCCTCGTCGCCGACGTTGCGGGCCACCGCGCGATCCAGGTCGGCGACGACGGCCCGCAGGTCGGCCCGCTCGTACGCCACGTGCCGGTAGGAACCGAGGACGATGCTGGCCAGCCGGACCGCGTCCAGGCCCTTGCCCCGCACGTCACCGATGATCATGCGTACGCCGTAGGGGGTGTCGATCGCCTCGTACAGGTCGCCGCCGATCTCGGCCGTCGCTGTGGAGGAGATGTAGCGTCCCGCGACCGAGAGCGTGCCGACCTGCGGCCCGAGCGGACGCAACACCGCCTGCTGGGCCACCGAGGCGAGCTTTGTCAGCTCGACGATCCGCTCGGACTGCCGCTGCCGAACCCACGCCACTGCCACAGCAAAACCGGTGGTGAGCGCAACCGCGACAACGTCGACCGACGTGACCAAAGAGGCCTTCGGCGCGACCAGCGCGAAGCCGACGCCGATCACTGTCGCCGCGACGCCCACCCCCAGGACGACCAGCCAGGATGCCAGGGCGGCGGCGAGAACCGGCGCGGCCGCCAGGAGCGCGACGTAGTGCACCTTACGGCCGTCCGCCGCCTCCACCGCCGACACGATCGCGAGCAGACCGAGGGCCGCGCCGAGGCCGGCGCGGGATCCGGGGCTCAGCGGGCGACGGCCCGACTGGAGGAGTCGCGTGGGTACGACTGACAGTTTGCCTGATCCACGTGAACCGGTGAATGAACCTGACCCGTCGTCCGAGGAGGTTCTGTCCGGCCGGCCCAGTCGGCCGGCCGAATCGGCGGCGCCTGCGCCGGTCAGCCGAGGACCTCGTAGCGGACGGTGAGCGCGCCCACGTCGACCGAGGCGATGGTGGCGAAGGCGGCCCGGGAGAGGTCCAGGCAGCGGCCGTCGATGAACGGGCCGCGGTCGTTGATCCGCACCGTCACCGACTTGCCGTTGGCCGGGTTGGTCACCCGGACCTTGGTGTTGAACGGCAGTGTCTTGTGCGCGGCGGTCAGCGCGTCGGGGTTGAACGACTCGCCGTTGGCGGTCAGCTGCCCGTCGGAGTAGAACGAGGCGCCGCACGATCCGCTCTCCAGCACCTTCGCCGCGGCCGTGGTCTTCTTGGCGGTCGGCTTCGGCTTCGGCTTCGGCGACGAGGTGCGCTCCTTGCCCCGCGAGGCGGCCTGCTGCGACCGGGTCGCCGACGGGCTGGCGGTCACGCTGGGCGAGGCGCTGGCGCTGGCGCTCGGGGCCGGGGAGCTGGGGGTGAGGCTGCTCGCGACTGGGGTCGGAGTGAGGTCGAAAGCCGTCTGCCCCGACTGGTCGGAGCCGGACGCCAACTGCACGGCACCGACAGTGCCCCCGACCGCGAGGGCGACGCCGACCGCCGCGGTGGCCACGATGCCCGCCGGGGAGGAGAAGATGCGGGTACGGGAGTGCTTGGCTGCCACCGGCCCGGTCCTTTCGTCGTCTGAACAAACCGGGTCGGACCGTAACGAGAGAAGTACTTCCGAAGTCAACGTGATCATGGTGGTATGCCCGCATTTGCACAAGTACGTGTAGCCGATCATCCGACCCGGGGTGGGCCGGGCGGCCCGGGTGCTCCACGCCCACCGTCCGTGCCGCAGGATGAGCGGATGCCCGCCGAGCTGACCGAACGCCTGGCCACCCTGTTTCGGTGGATCGACCCCGGCCCGGGCACCAGTCACCTGGTCAGCGACATCTCCGGTTGGTGGCGGGACCC belongs to Micromonospora ureilytica and includes:
- a CDS encoding acyl-CoA dehydrogenase yields the protein MTHYKSNLRDLEFNLFEVFGADRAFGQEPYSDLDTDTARSFLAEVDRLAREDLAASYTDSDRNPPVFDPATHTAPLPESFKKSYQAFMDSEFWRLDLPPALGGTNAPRALWWALAELVLGSNAPVWMYASGPSFAHVLHVEGNERQKKWAKLFIDKQWGSTMVLTEPDAGSDVGAGRARAIQQPDGTWHIEGVKRFITSGEHDLSDNIVHYVLARPVGVEGAGGPGTKGLSLFVVPKFHFDETTGELGERNGVYATNVEHKMGLKVSNTCEVTFGEHGVPAKGWLLGDRHDGIRQMFMIIEYARMMVGTKAIATLSTGYLNALEYAKNRVQGADLIQQADKTAPRVTITHHPDVRRSLLLQKSYAEGLRALVLYTATWQDKVALAEAAGDEKATKLAKRVNDLLLPLVKGVGSERAYEMLGHEALQTFGGSGFLQDYPLEQYVRDAKIDTLYEGTTAIQSLDLIFRKIVRDNGKALLAVSGEIQEFISSEAGNGQLKEERQALGKALAEIQNILGVLTGWLGEAQGGDTRALYKVGLSSRRFLLAIGDLVVGWLLQRQADVALKALAGEVSASDKAFYTGKVAAARFFAREVLPRIGSDRRIIEGADLDIMDLPEEAF
- a CDS encoding PP2C family protein-serine/threonine phosphatase yields the protein MSVVPTRLLQSGRRPLSPGSRAGLGAALGLLAIVSAVEAADGRKVHYVALLAAAPVLAAALASWLVVLGVGVAATVIGVGFALVAPKASLVTSVDVVAVALTTGFAVAVAWVRQRQSERIVELTKLASVAQQAVLRPLGPQVGTLSVAGRYISSTATAEIGGDLYEAIDTPYGVRMIIGDVRGKGLDAVRLASIVLGSYRHVAYERADLRAVVADLDRAVARNVGDEDFVTAALVEERGGTLTIVNCGHPPPLLLRRGAVIPLEPPAPAPPLGFMPVVRPRVERLEPGDRLLLFTDGLGEARRDGEFFPTADRAWRLLGHGTVADGLASLETALVEWVHGRLDDDIALVLMEYVGARTGAAVAVPSWEVGAAES
- a CDS encoding septal ring lytic transglycosylase RlpA family protein — protein: MAAKHSRTRIFSSPAGIVATAAVGVALAVGGTVGAVQLASGSDQSGQTAFDLTPTPVASSLTPSSPAPSASASASPSVTASPSATRSQQAASRGKERTSSPKPKPKPTAKKTTAAAKVLESGSCGASFYSDGQLTANGESFNPDALTAAHKTLPFNTKVRVTNPANGKSVTVRINDRGPFIDGRCLDLSRAAFATIASVDVGALTVRYEVLG